One window of Medicago truncatula cultivar Jemalong A17 chromosome 2, MtrunA17r5.0-ANR, whole genome shotgun sequence genomic DNA carries:
- the LOC25486091 gene encoding probable aspartic proteinase GIP2: MASFATLFSLLTIAILSFSCSSQFILPIEKDPLTNLFYTSVGIGTPQHNFNLVIDIGGPTIWYDCNKNYNSSTYNPISCDSKLCPKFSGCTGCSGPFKPGCSNNTCAANIINPLVNAIFVGDTGNDVLFISHSKVSNLLSGCTESEVFTGEDVPLKNLPKTSKGILGLARTKLSLPKQLSSSSSHKLPNKFALCLPSSNKKGLGSLFIGGIPQQSSFFKFQLTKIPLVINPFSTAPIFTKGDASYEYFIDVKSIKVGGEILNFKSSLLSIDNKGNGGTKISTMKSFSVLHSSIYSTLVRDFVKKASDKKIKKVALVAPFGACFDFSTIGRTNTGLDVPTIDLVLQGGVEWTIYGGNSMVLVNKKVASLGFVDGGKKPTTSVVIGGHQLEDNLLEFDLVSSKLGFSSSLLLHNARCSNS, encoded by the coding sequence ATGGCTTCTTTTGCAACTCTTTTCTCCCTCCTCACAATAGCCATTCTCTCATTTTCTTGTTCATCACAATTCATCTTACCCATTGAAAAAGACCCATTAACCAATCTTTTCTACACCTCAGTTGGCATTGGAACACCTCAACACAATTTCAATCTAGTGATTGATATTGGAGGACCAACTATATGGTATGACTGCAACAAAAACTATAACTCTTCAACCTACAATCCCATCTCTTGTGACTCCAAGCTTTGCCCTAAATTTAGTGGATGCACTGGCTGCTCTGGCCCTTTCAAACCAGGTTGCTCAAACAATACATGTGCTGCTAACATAATTAACCCATTAGTCAATGCTATTTTTGTAGGTGACACTGGcaatgatgttttgttcatatcaCACTCTAAAGTCTCTAACCTACTTTCTGGATGCACTGAATCAGAAGTGTTTACAGGTGAAGATGTTCCTCTTAAAAACTTACCAAAAACTAGTAAAGGGATATTAGGCCTTGCAAGAACAAAACTTTCACTACCAAAACAgctttcatcatcttcttctcataagCTTCCTAACAAATTTGCTCTTTGTTTACCATCTTCAAACAAGAAAGGACTTGGTAGCCTCTTCATTGGTGGGATACCCCAACAAAGTTcttttttcaagtttcaactcaCTAAAATTCCTCTTGTTATTAACCCCTTTAGCACTGCTCCAATATTTACTAAAGGTGATGCTTCTTATGAATATTTCATTGATGTGAAATCAATTAAAGTTGGTGGTGAAATTCTTAACTTTAAGTCTTCCCTTTTGTCCATTGACAATAAGGGAAATGGTGGGACAAAAATTAGCACCATGAAATCTTTCTCAGTGTTGCATAGTTCAATTTATAGTACTCTTGTTAGAGATTTTGTGAAGAAGGCttctgataaaaaaataaagaaagtggCATTAGTGGCACCATTTGGAGCATGTTTTGATTTTAGCACCATTGGTAGGACTAATACTGGATTGGATGTACCAACTATTGATTTGGTTCTACAAGGTGGTGTAGAGTGGACAATTTACGGTGGAAATTCAATGGTGTTGGTGAATAAAAAGGTAGCAAGTCTTGGATTTGTGGATGGTGGTAAAAAGCCAACAACATCAGTTGTTATTGGTGGGCACCAATTGGAGGACAATCTACTGGAGTTTGATTTAGTTTCATCTAAATTAGGATTCAGCTCTTCCCTGCTTCTTCATAATGCAAGATGTTCTAATTCATAA